The Plantactinospora sp. KBS50 sequence CTGCCGAGCGGACGGATGCATTCCGTCGCCATCGGCAATGCGGATGCAGATAAGAAACAGCACCAGAAAACGCACCACCATCCAGACCAAGAACGAGGAGTGTTGCCGCCATGGACTGGCGCCACCATGCTGCCTGCCGCGACGAGGACCCGGAGCTGTTCTTCCCGATCGGGACGTCCGGACCGGCGGTCCTGCAGGTCGAGCAGGCCAAGGCCGTCTGCCGGCGCTGCTCGGTGACCGACGAGTGCCTGCGGTGGGCACTCGAATCCGGTCAGGACGCCGGCGTCTGGGGCGGAATGAGCGAAGAGGAGCGGCGTGCCGTCAAGCGCCGCGGCGGCCTTCGGGTACTGCGCGCTCACTCTGCCTGAGCAGAACCAACCACGACCGCCTGGCGCCCCGGGAGCTACTCCCGGGGCGCCATGCTGTGTCTGGGGACACATTCAGGTTGATCGAGAACTTTCCGTCACCGGAGAAATACGGTCGGAATGCGAATGGCTATCCCATTCGGCATTTGCCAATTGCGGCCAAGATCGGGCGCCGGTCAGCCGACCGGCGCCGCGGCGGCCCGGGACAGCACCAGCCGGACCAGTTCCTCGGCCGCACCGAGCGGCTCGCTGACCGCCACCGCACCGGCCGACCGCGCGCCGCCGACGGCCGCGGCGTACAGCCGGCCCGGCGCCAGGAAGTACGCGGCCACCGCGACCCGCCGGGCACCCTCGGCCCGCAGCCGGGAAACCGCCTCAGCGGGCGACGGGGCCGCCGCCGAGGCGTACGCCGGCCGGCACGGCAGGCCGGTCCGCTCGGCCAGCGCGTCGGCCACCCGAGCCACCTCCGCCCGCGCCCCGGCATCCCGGGTACCCGCGGCGGCCAACACCAGGGCATCGGTCTGCGCCGACCCGGCGGCCTCGGCCAGCCGCCGGCACACCGCGGCCACCAGCAGGTCGTCCACCGGGCCACCGAGCGGGCCGAGCACGTCGGCGACGCGTACCGGGATCCGTAACCCCGCGGCCCGCGCCGCGGCAACGGCCTCGGGGATGTCCACCCGGCGGTGGTACGCGGCGGTGAGCAGTACGGGCACCACCGTCGCCCGGTCGTGGCCGGCGGCCTGGAGGGCGCGCAGCACGGCGCCGGGCCGGGGTCCGGCATGGTCGAGGTAAGCCGTCCGGACCGGCGTGTCGGGGCTGGCCAGCCGCACGGCCGTGGCCAACGCCTCGGTCTCGGCGGCCGCCCGCGGGTCGCGGCTGCCGTGCGCCACCAGGACGATCGGCCTCGGCCCGGCCACCGGCCCGGCGGGCGGCCCGGCCGGCAGGCACTGGCCCGCACCGACCGGACCGGCCACCGGGCCGATGATCGATCCGCTCGAAATCACGCGTGCAGACCGCACTCGGTCTTGTCGAACATCGCCCACCGGCCGGCCCGCGGGTCCTCGCCGGCCTTCGTCCGCCGGGTGCACGGCCAGCAGCCGATCGACGAGTAGCCCTGCCGGAACAACTCGTTGACCGGCACGTTCCACCGGGACACGTACCGGTCGACGTCCGCCTGGGTCCACGCGGCGATCGGGTTCACCTTGACCTTCCCGCGCCGCGGGTCGAAGCCCACCACCGGCGTGTTGGCCCGGGTCGGCGACTCGTCCCGGCGCAGCCCGGCGGCCCAGGCGTCGTAGTCGGCCAGCGCGCGCTCCAACGGCTCGATCTTGCGCAGCGCGCAGCACTCGTCCGGTGCCCGGGAGAACAGCCGCGGCCCGTGGTCGCCGTCCTGCTGGCCGACCGTCCGGCGGGGCCGGATGGAGCGCACGTTGACCGGCAGGGTCCGGGCGACCGTGTCGCGCACCCGCAGCGTCTCCGGAAAGTGCAGCCCGGTGTCCAGGAACACCACGTCCACCCCCGGCGCCACCCGGGACACCAGGTGCGCCAGCACGCCGTCGGCCATCGAGCTGGTCACGCAGAACCGCTCGCCGAAGGTGCTGGCGGCCCACTCGGCGATCCGCTCGGCGGGCGCCTCGGCCAGTTCCCGACCGGCCCGCTCGGCGATCTCCCGCAGCTCCTCGGGACTGCGCCGCTGCGGATCGGGCGCCGGCCCGAACCGCACCAGGTTCAGGTTCGCGGCCGAGACCGGCCCGCTGCGGACCATGCTCCGCCGCGCCTCGCT is a genomic window containing:
- a CDS encoding sirohydrochlorin chelatase, coding for MVLVAHGSRDPRAAAETEALATAVRLASPDTPVRTAYLDHAGPRPGAVLRALQAAGHDRATVVPVLLTAAYHRRVDIPEAVAAARAAGLRIPVRVADVLGPLGGPVDDLLVAAVCRRLAEAAGSAQTDALVLAAAGTRDAGARAEVARVADALAERTGLPCRPAYASAAAPSPAEAVSRLRAEGARRVAVAAYFLAPGRLYAAAVGGARSAGAVAVSEPLGAAEELVRLVLSRAAAAPVG
- a CDS encoding phosphoadenylyl-sulfate reductase, yielding MVRSGPVSAANLNLVRFGPAPDPQRRSPEELREIAERAGRELAEAPAERIAEWAASTFGERFCVTSSMADGVLAHLVSRVAPGVDVVFLDTGLHFPETLRVRDTVARTLPVNVRSIRPRRTVGQQDGDHGPRLFSRAPDECCALRKIEPLERALADYDAWAAGLRRDESPTRANTPVVGFDPRRGKVKVNPIAAWTQADVDRYVSRWNVPVNELFRQGYSSIGCWPCTRRTKAGEDPRAGRWAMFDKTECGLHA
- a CDS encoding WhiB family transcriptional regulator — protein: MDWRHHAACRDEDPELFFPIGTSGPAVLQVEQAKAVCRRCSVTDECLRWALESGQDAGVWGGMSEEERRAVKRRGGLRVLRAHSA